A stretch of the Apteryx mantelli isolate bAptMan1 chromosome 3, bAptMan1.hap1, whole genome shotgun sequence genome encodes the following:
- the LOC106482731 gene encoding carbohydrate sulfotransferase 9-like has protein sequence MRFLPRLLLAAALATTTLLGCWLLLGGHRDDPTSRAEEAAPLTLDTFLHVQQLRKKRLRAFCSHSAKVATLPESHEEQAHMLSSVRVSTKLDFLYCQVPATGMEGWQRLLEKLEEKENVTVPMPLPYPRQHALQTQLSKFNQTMIEAMMGSYTKVLFVRDPFQRLISAYMQGMGSRPSFSSFVQDILDRGQHNASLESKPLVSLCRPCLIQYDYVMMFGFLRQELSHLLHRAGLPKDIHLPEFTDTQVQWTYKWLSEQLFSELSLKQKKQLSRFYRWDLSAFQFSNSLLSDLLSTPETW, from the exons ATGCGCTTCCTCCCCCGCCTGCTCCTGGCGGCTGCGCTGGCCACCACCACCCTGCTGGGCTGCTGGCTGCTCCTCGGGGGCCACAGAG ATGACCCGACTTCCAGGGCAGAGGAGGCTGCCCCTCTGACACTGGACACCTTCCTTCATGTCCAGCAGCTCCGGAAGAAGAGGCTGAGAGCTTTCTGCAGCCACTCAGCAAAAGTGGCCACACTGCCGGAGAGCCATGAGGAGCAAGCCCACATGCTCTCCAGTGTGAGGGTCAGCACCAAGCTGGACTTCCTCTATTGCCAAGTGCCAGCGACAGGTATGGAGGGATGGCAGAGGCTTTTGGAGAAgctagaagagaaagaaaatgtgacaGTCCCGATGCCACTTCCCTACCCTCGGCAGCACGCTCTGCAGACGCAACTGAGCAAGTTCAACCAGACCATGATAGAGGCCATGATGGGCTCCTACACCAAAGTACTGTTTGTCAGGGACCCTTTCCAGAGGCTGATCTCGGCTTACATGCAAGGCATGGGCAGCAGGCCTTCCTTCAGCAGTTTTGTTCAGGATATTTTAGACAGGGGACAGCACAATGCCAGCCTGGAATCAAAGCCGCTAGTCAGCCTGTGCCGACCTTGTCTCATCCAGTATGACTACGTGATGATGTTTGGCTTCCTCAGGCAGGAGCTGAGTCACCTGCTGCATCGAGCCGGGTTGCCGAAGGACATCCACCTTCCTGAATTCACAGACACCCAGGTGCAGTGGACCTATAAGTGGTTATCAGAGCAGCTATTCAGTGAATTGTCCCTCAAACAGAAGAAACAACTGTCTCGTTTCTATCGCTGGGACCTTTCTGCTTTCCAGTTTTCTAACAGTTTGCTATCAGACCTCCTCAGCACACCAGAGACCTGGTAG